Proteins from a genomic interval of Ferrovibrio terrae:
- a CDS encoding extracellular solute-binding protein, whose product MNRRHLFSLAAGFALALSSTAALAQDKFIVVASTTSTEQSGLFGHILPAFTKKTGIQVRVVAQGTGQALKTGEQGNADVVFVHDPVAEQKFVDAGFGVDRRLVMYNDFVIVGPKSDPAKIANTKDVVAAYKKIAAAKAPFASRGDSSGTHAAELRLWKEAAIDVKTAGAGWYRETGSGMGPTLNTASGMNAYAFTDRGTWLSFKNRGDLVIAVQGDVRLFNQYGVMLVNPAKHAHVKVAEGKAFMDWITSKEGQDAVAAYKIEGEQLFFPNYKPGANS is encoded by the coding sequence ATGAACCGCAGACATCTTTTCAGCCTTGCCGCCGGCTTCGCCCTCGCCCTCAGCAGCACGGCCGCCCTTGCCCAGGACAAATTCATCGTCGTGGCCAGCACGACCTCGACTGAGCAGTCCGGCCTGTTCGGCCATATCCTGCCCGCCTTCACCAAGAAGACCGGCATCCAGGTGCGTGTCGTGGCGCAGGGCACCGGTCAGGCGCTGAAGACCGGCGAACAGGGCAATGCCGACGTCGTCTTCGTGCATGATCCAGTCGCCGAACAGAAATTCGTCGATGCCGGCTTCGGCGTCGACCGCCGCCTGGTGATGTACAACGACTTCGTTATCGTCGGCCCGAAGAGCGATCCGGCCAAGATCGCCAATACCAAGGATGTAGTCGCCGCCTACAAGAAGATCGCCGCCGCCAAGGCGCCGTTCGCTTCGCGCGGCGACAGTTCCGGCACGCATGCGGCCGAGCTGCGCCTGTGGAAGGAAGCCGCTATCGACGTGAAGACCGCCGGCGCCGGTTGGTATCGTGAGACCGGTTCGGGCATGGGCCCGACGCTGAACACCGCCAGCGGCATGAACGCCTATGCCTTCACCGATCGCGGCACCTGGCTCAGCTTCAAGAACCGTGGCGATCTGGTCATCGCGGTGCAGGGCGACGTCAGGCTGTTCAACCAGTATGGCGTGATGCTGGTCAACCCGGCCAAGCATGCCCATGTGAAGGTTGCTGAAGGCAAGGCCTTCATGGACTGGATCACCTCGAAGGAAGGCCAGGATGCCGTCGCCGCCTACAAGATTGAGGGCGAGCAGCTGTTCTTCCCGAACTACAAGCCCGGCGCGAACAGCTAA
- a CDS encoding ATP-binding cassette domain-containing protein translates to MHARLSLLPLQLEDVGYNVDGQRLIGDITLRFDPGRPTLVLGPNGAGKSLLLRLCHGLIQPSTGKVSWLGPAGRNPQSRRFDQAMVFQKPVLLRRSVLGNAEFPLKLRGLNSAARRDKAMAMLERVGLAALAQRPARVLSGGEQQRLALARAWALEPQILFLDEPSAALDPGATRQVEGIIESIAAGGTKIVMTTHDLGQAKRLAGDIIFLHRGGVTERTPATEFFNAPQSDVARAFLQGDLTW, encoded by the coding sequence ATGCATGCGCGCCTCTCCCTTCTGCCGCTCCAGCTTGAGGATGTCGGCTATAACGTGGATGGCCAGCGCCTGATCGGCGACATCACCCTGCGGTTCGATCCTGGCCGGCCAACGCTGGTGCTCGGCCCCAATGGTGCCGGCAAGAGCCTGCTGCTGCGGCTCTGTCATGGCCTGATCCAGCCCAGCACCGGCAAGGTGTCATGGCTCGGTCCCGCCGGCCGCAATCCGCAGAGCCGGCGCTTCGACCAGGCCATGGTGTTCCAGAAGCCAGTGCTGCTGCGCCGTTCGGTGCTCGGCAATGCGGAATTTCCGCTCAAGCTGCGCGGCCTCAATTCGGCGGCGCGACGCGATAAGGCGATGGCGATGCTGGAGCGCGTCGGCCTCGCCGCACTGGCGCAGCGGCCGGCCCGCGTGCTGTCGGGTGGCGAACAGCAGCGGCTGGCGCTGGCGCGCGCCTGGGCACTGGAGCCGCAGATCCTGTTTCTCGACGAGCCGTCGGCCGCGCTCGATCCCGGCGCGACACGTCAGGTGGAAGGCATCATCGAAAGCATCGCCGCCGGCGGCACCAAGATTGTTATGACCACGCATGATCTCGGCCAGGCGAAACGGCTGGCCGGCGACATCATCTTCCTGCATCGCGGCGGCGTGACCGAACGCACACCGGCAACCGAGTTTTTCAACGCACCGCAAAGCGACGTGGCGCGCGCCTTCCTGCAAGGCGATTTAACCTGGTAA
- a CDS encoding ABC transporter permease — protein sequence MNTISDAFLLSLQMMAQLDPELLRIIGLSLRVSLTAVVIGSILGLPLGALLALTRFPGRDACVVVLNACMGLPPVVVGLIVYLILSRSGPLGTFGWLFTPAGMVMAQVVLITPIVAALSRQTVADLWIEYEEQLRSLGLTPLKAIATLLWDGRFSLSTAVFAGFGRAIAEVGAIIIVGGNINGFTRTMTTAISLETSRGDLALAMALGIVLLAIAISINAAASALGNAARRRQGA from the coding sequence GTGAACACGATTTCAGACGCCTTTCTGCTATCGCTGCAGATGATGGCGCAGCTCGATCCCGAGTTGCTGCGCATCATCGGCCTGTCGCTGCGCGTCAGCCTGACGGCGGTGGTGATCGGCAGCATCCTCGGCCTGCCGCTCGGCGCGCTCCTCGCCCTCACCCGCTTTCCCGGCCGTGACGCCTGTGTCGTCGTGCTCAATGCCTGCATGGGTCTGCCGCCCGTCGTGGTCGGACTCATCGTGTATCTGATCCTGTCGCGCTCCGGCCCGCTCGGCACCTTCGGCTGGCTGTTCACGCCGGCCGGTATGGTGATGGCGCAGGTGGTGCTGATCACGCCCATCGTGGCCGCGCTGTCGCGCCAGACCGTGGCCGATCTCTGGATCGAATACGAAGAACAACTCCGCTCGCTCGGCCTGACACCACTCAAGGCCATCGCCACGCTACTTTGGGACGGCCGCTTTTCACTCAGCACCGCCGTCTTCGCCGGCTTCGGCCGCGCGATCGCCGAGGTTGGCGCCATCATCATTGTCGGCGGCAACATCAACGGCTTCACCCGCACGATGACCACCGCGATCTCGCTGGAAACCAGCCGTGGCGATCTCGCGCTCGCCATGGCGCTCGGCATCGTGCTGCTCGCCATCGCCATCAGCATCAACGCGGCCGCCTCCGCGCTCGGCAATGCCGCGCGCCGGCGGCAGGGCGCCTGA
- a CDS encoding response regulator — protein MAPDKGPVAPKGHTRLRVMVLEDEPLAAMALDDMLVDLGFITLGPFMELDDATDFVRDHAAEIDVAILDVNIHGDLSFDLAALLHQRNIPFFFCSGYSKEAFDPRWRRWPNLGKQYSEARLTAMIEEACGVRA, from the coding sequence ATGGCCCCTGATAAGGGCCCTGTCGCGCCGAAAGGTCATACGCGGCTGCGCGTGATGGTGCTGGAGGACGAACCGCTGGCTGCCATGGCGCTGGATGACATGCTGGTCGATCTGGGCTTCATCACGCTGGGCCCCTTCATGGAACTGGATGACGCCACCGATTTCGTGCGCGACCATGCCGCCGAAATCGACGTCGCCATCCTGGACGTCAATATCCATGGCGATCTCAGCTTCGATCTGGCCGCCCTGCTTCACCAGCGCAACATTCCCTTTTTCTTTTGCAGCGGTTACAGCAAGGAGGCGTTCGATCCGCGCTGGCGGCGCTGGCCCAATCTCGGCAAGCAGTATAGCGAGGCCCGCCTGACGGCCATGATCGAGGAAGCCTGTGGCGTGCGGGCCTGA
- a CDS encoding cytochrome c biogenesis CcdA family protein, which yields MGGLDISYAGAAGAGLISFLSPCVLPLVPAYLSFMAGTTLESMLDDAGAARSATTRRVFVSALAFVIGFSTVFIAMGASASALNRLILENIDIIGKIAGAVIVLFGLHYMGLLKIPLLYREARFHTKENSGGLVGAYLLGLAFAFGWTPCVGPILATILTVAASRDELGYGISLLATYALGLGIPFLLAALAVRPFMRFMQRFRRHLRKVEFGAGALLVLTGILIFTNSLGQFSYFLLDLFPWLATIG from the coding sequence ATGGGCGGCCTTGATATTTCCTATGCCGGCGCGGCCGGCGCCGGGCTGATCAGTTTCCTCAGTCCCTGCGTGCTGCCGCTGGTGCCGGCTTACCTCAGCTTTATGGCCGGTACGACGCTCGAGAGCATGCTCGACGATGCCGGCGCGGCACGGTCCGCAACGACGCGCCGCGTCTTCGTCTCGGCACTGGCCTTCGTGATCGGCTTTTCGACGGTCTTCATCGCCATGGGCGCCAGCGCCTCGGCGCTCAACCGCCTGATCCTCGAGAATATCGACATCATCGGCAAAATCGCCGGCGCGGTGATCGTGCTGTTCGGCCTGCATTACATGGGCCTGCTGAAAATTCCGCTGCTGTATCGCGAGGCGCGCTTTCACACCAAAGAGAATTCTGGCGGCCTGGTTGGCGCCTATCTGCTCGGGCTGGCCTTCGCTTTCGGCTGGACGCCCTGCGTCGGGCCGATCCTGGCCACCATCCTGACCGTGGCCGCCAGCCGCGACGAGCTTGGCTATGGTATCTCGCTGCTGGCGACCTATGCACTGGGCTTAGGGATTCCCTTCCTGCTCGCAGCTTTGGCCGTAAGGCCGTTCATGCGCTTCATGCAGCGCTTCCGCCGTCATCTGCGCAAGGTCGAGTTCGGCGCCGGCGCCCTGCTGGTGCTGACCGGTATCCTGATCTTCACCAACAGCCTCGGGCAGTTCAGCTATTTCCTGCTCGATCTGTTCCCCTGGCTTGCCACCATCGGCTGA
- a CDS encoding YeeE/YedE family protein, which yields MSLLDTPAHLANLGGLLLGLVFGAVVQRSNFCTMGAISDMVLMGDKSRLRSWVLAIAVAMLGSQLLHLAGLIDLKASIYASASLNWLGAILGGLLFGFGMVQAGGCGNRTLVRFGAGNLKSLVVVLMIAIAGYATLRGLFGPARLWLETGTAIDLKAFGVASQALPDLLARASGIDATSLRWLLALALPALLLVWVFRDARFRSKPVLIVGGFVVGLIIAGGWVVTGILGADDFEPVPLASMTFVAPVGSTLQYLMTFTGARLDFGICTVFGVILGAFVMAKANGSFRIEGFTSAQDLLSHLLGGVLMGVGGVLALGCTVGQGLTGIATLALGSFVAVGGIVIGGILGVRYLEEGSLPDAIRALFARG from the coding sequence ATGTCCCTTCTCGATACCCCTGCCCATCTCGCCAATCTCGGTGGCCTGCTGCTCGGTCTGGTCTTCGGCGCCGTGGTCCAGCGCAGCAACTTCTGCACCATGGGTGCGATCAGCGACATGGTGCTGATGGGCGACAAAAGCCGCCTGCGCAGCTGGGTGCTGGCCATCGCGGTCGCCATGCTGGGCAGCCAGCTGCTGCATCTGGCCGGGCTGATCGACCTGAAGGCCTCGATCTACGCCAGCGCCAGCCTGAACTGGCTCGGCGCGATCCTCGGCGGCCTGCTGTTCGGCTTCGGCATGGTCCAGGCCGGGGGCTGCGGCAACCGCACCCTGGTGCGTTTCGGCGCCGGCAACCTGAAATCCCTGGTCGTCGTGCTGATGATTGCCATTGCCGGCTATGCCACGCTGCGCGGCCTGTTCGGCCCGGCGCGGCTCTGGCTCGAGACCGGCACGGCAATTGATCTCAAAGCCTTCGGCGTCGCCAGCCAGGCCCTGCCCGACCTGCTGGCGCGCGCCTCCGGCATCGATGCGACATCCTTGCGCTGGCTGCTGGCGTTGGCACTGCCCGCGCTGCTGCTGGTCTGGGTGTTCCGCGATGCGCGGTTCCGCTCAAAGCCCGTGCTGATCGTCGGCGGCTTTGTCGTCGGGCTTATCATTGCCGGCGGCTGGGTCGTGACCGGCATACTCGGCGCCGATGATTTCGAACCTGTCCCGCTCGCCTCGATGACCTTCGTGGCGCCTGTGGGCAGCACGCTGCAATACCTGATGACCTTCACCGGCGCGCGGCTCGATTTCGGCATCTGCACCGTGTTCGGCGTCATCCTCGGCGCTTTCGTGATGGCGAAGGCGAATGGCAGCTTCCGCATCGAAGGCTTCACCAGCGCACAGGATCTGCTGTCGCATCTCCTCGGCGGCGTGCTGATGGGCGTCGGCGGCGTGCTGGCCCTGGGCTGCACCGTCGGCCAGGGCCTGACCGGGATCGCCACCCTGGCGCTGGGCAGCTTTGTCGCAGTCGGCGGCATCGTGATTGGCGGTATCCTGGGGGTCCGCTATCTTGAGGAAGGCAGTCTGCCTGATGCCATCCGCGCACTGTTCGCGCGCGGCTGA
- a CDS encoding sulfurtransferase TusA family protein: MSDILDLKGLNCPLPVLRTKKAMKAVPAGQTLTVEATDPAAMRDITALCETAGFTLLSAEERSGVFVFEIRQVA, translated from the coding sequence ATGAGCGATATTCTCGACCTGAAAGGCCTCAACTGCCCTTTGCCGGTGCTGCGCACCAAGAAGGCGATGAAGGCGGTTCCCGCCGGCCAGACCCTGACCGTGGAGGCGACCGACCCCGCCGCCATGCGGGATATCACCGCCCTGTGCGAGACTGCCGGCTTCACGCTGCTGTCGGCCGAGGAGCGGAGCGGGGTGTTCGTGTTCGAAATCCGTCAGGTCGCCTGA
- a CDS encoding SPOR domain-containing protein — protein MSLRPAGLILVLLAVPVLLAGCADTPDVEPMVLVEPPMVVEAPRPVVPEAKMEVAAIPPPPAPARFAGHVASYKTLAEAEAAWPRLAERVPQLRTADRRYVEIDLGGQRGKVVRLLVGGFADRAAALHYCRSLRSANLYCAPHDLPAS, from the coding sequence ATGAGCCTGCGGCCGGCCGGACTGATTCTGGTTCTGCTGGCTGTCCCGGTTCTGCTCGCCGGTTGCGCCGATACGCCCGACGTCGAGCCCATGGTCCTGGTCGAGCCGCCGATGGTGGTCGAGGCGCCCAGGCCCGTTGTGCCGGAAGCGAAGATGGAAGTGGCGGCCATCCCGCCGCCGCCGGCACCTGCGCGCTTTGCCGGCCATGTCGCCAGCTACAAGACTCTGGCCGAAGCCGAAGCGGCCTGGCCGCGACTGGCCGAGCGAGTCCCGCAACTGAGGACCGCCGACCGGCGCTATGTCGAGATCGACCTCGGCGGCCAGCGCGGCAAGGTGGTGCGTCTTCTGGTCGGCGGTTTTGCTGATCGTGCCGCGGCGCTGCACTATTGCCGCAGCCTGCGATCCGCGAATCTCTACTGTGCACCGCATGATTTGCCTGCGAGTTGA
- a CDS encoding RBBP9/YdeN family alpha/beta hydrolase has translation MTRARPPVLIVPGLGNSGPEHWQSHWQRKHPDFTRVEQADWDTPVFADWLARVDAAIAACPSPPLLVTHSLSCSLVARWVERHEGLLHGALLVAPADVDSESHTPPETRGFRPMPLARFTCPAIVVASTNDPYVDFARAQFFASRWHARFVDAGPLGHINSASGLGDWPFGYALLEELMAAAN, from the coding sequence ATGACGCGCGCGCGGCCGCCGGTTCTGATCGTGCCGGGCCTGGGCAATTCAGGCCCGGAACACTGGCAGAGCCACTGGCAGCGCAAACACCCAGACTTCACCCGTGTCGAGCAGGCCGACTGGGACACGCCCGTCTTCGCGGACTGGCTGGCGCGAGTGGATGCGGCGATTGCCGCCTGCCCATCACCGCCGCTGCTGGTCACGCATAGCCTGTCTTGCTCGCTGGTCGCTCGCTGGGTGGAACGCCACGAGGGCCTTCTGCACGGCGCATTGTTGGTCGCGCCTGCCGATGTCGATTCCGAAAGTCATACACCGCCCGAGACACGCGGCTTCCGTCCGATGCCGCTGGCGCGCTTTACCTGCCCGGCCATCGTGGTGGCCAGCACCAATGATCCCTATGTGGATTTCGCCCGCGCGCAGTTCTTTGCCTCGCGCTGGCATGCACGCTTTGTTGATGCCGGACCGCTCGGCCATATCAATTCCGCGTCCGGTCTGGGCGACTGGCCGTTCGGTTATGCTCTGCTGGAAGAATTGATGGCGGCGGCTAACTAG
- the gltX gene encoding glutamate--tRNA ligase produces MTKVVTRFAPSPTGYLHIGGARTALFNWLFSRHHGGTFLLRIEDTDRERSTDDAVQKIFQGLKWLGLDWDGEPVMQFSRMNRHAEVAHKMLAEGKAYHCYCSQEELEEMRNKAKAEGRPMRYDGRWRDRDPKDAPAGVKPVVRFKAPQAGSTVIKDHVQGDVTFQNEQLDDLIILRSDGTPTYNLSVVVDDHDMGVTHIIRGDDHLTNAARQTQLYLAAGFVVPDFAHIPLIHGPDGAKLSKRHGALGTEAYADMGYLPAAMRNYLLRLGWSHGDEEIISTQQAIEWFGLDHVGRSPARFDFAKLNNLNGHYIRHSSDDDLLAAALPFVEKKLGRACNQAEVAQIKAILPTVKERAKDLNEITEALGFLFVARPIQADAAAQKHLDDAAKARIRTMIETLNGVSDWTAASTEAAVRALSETQQVKLGQLAQPLRAALTGRTVSPPIFDVLAVLGREETLARLADAAR; encoded by the coding sequence ATGACCAAAGTCGTTACCCGCTTCGCCCCTTCGCCGACCGGCTACCTGCATATCGGCGGCGCCCGCACGGCGCTGTTCAACTGGCTGTTCTCGCGCCATCACGGCGGCACCTTTCTGCTGCGCATCGAGGATACCGACCGCGAGCGTTCGACCGACGATGCCGTGCAGAAAATCTTCCAGGGCCTGAAGTGGCTCGGGCTCGACTGGGATGGCGAACCGGTGATGCAGTTCTCGCGCATGAACCGCCATGCCGAGGTGGCGCACAAGATGCTCGCCGAGGGCAAGGCCTATCACTGCTATTGCTCGCAGGAAGAACTGGAAGAGATGCGCAACAAGGCCAAGGCCGAGGGCCGGCCGATGCGCTATGACGGCCGCTGGCGCGACCGCGACCCGAAGGATGCCCCGGCAGGCGTGAAGCCGGTCGTGCGCTTCAAGGCACCGCAGGCCGGCAGCACGGTGATCAAGGATCATGTGCAGGGCGACGTCACCTTCCAGAACGAGCAGCTCGATGACCTGATCATCCTGCGCTCGGACGGCACGCCGACCTACAATCTGTCGGTCGTGGTCGATGATCACGACATGGGTGTGACGCATATCATCCGCGGCGACGATCACCTGACCAATGCGGCACGGCAGACGCAGCTGTATCTCGCGGCCGGTTTCGTCGTGCCGGACTTCGCGCATATCCCTCTCATTCACGGGCCGGATGGCGCCAAGCTGTCCAAGCGCCATGGCGCGCTGGGCACCGAAGCCTATGCCGATATGGGCTACCTGCCGGCGGCGATGCGCAACTACCTGCTGCGTCTGGGCTGGAGCCATGGCGACGAGGAAATCATCTCGACGCAGCAGGCCATCGAATGGTTCGGCCTCGATCATGTCGGCCGTTCGCCGGCGCGTTTCGATTTCGCCAAGCTGAACAACCTGAACGGCCATTACATCCGTCACAGCAGCGACGATGACCTGCTGGCTGCGGCACTGCCGTTTGTCGAGAAGAAGCTCGGTCGCGCCTGCAATCAGGCCGAAGTGGCGCAGATCAAGGCGATCCTGCCCACTGTGAAGGAACGCGCCAAGGACCTGAACGAAATCACCGAGGCGCTCGGCTTCCTGTTCGTCGCCCGGCCCATTCAGGCCGATGCCGCGGCCCAGAAGCATCTCGACGATGCCGCCAAGGCGCGGATCAGGACCATGATCGAAACACTGAACGGCGTGAGCGACTGGACGGCCGCCAGTACCGAAGCTGCGGTCCGGGCCTTGAGTGAGACGCAGCAGGTCAAGCTGGGCCAGCTGGCGCAGCCGCTGCGCGCGGCCCTCACCGGCCGCACCGTTTCGCCGCCGATCTTCGACGTGCTCGCCGTGCTGGGCCGCGAGGAAACGCTGGCGCGCCTGGCAGACGCTGCCAGATGA
- a CDS encoding ComEC/Rec2 family competence protein has protein sequence MARLEHGLYWQILRQRAVSGMSAGWRDLRQFDAVATLLAERDRWFLWLPALLGGGVAIYFLLPVEPRLLPLRLGMAAAVLTLLLFWRRAYLRWPLIMLLALVSGLWLGAERTASVAAPVLTRPSGAVWIHARVLEVEPRDAGHRLLLDDLQFGGLQEAETSKRIRITLPRDGEMLWPGERIRVRAMLLPPPEPAMPGAFDFARYAWFRQIGAVGYAISTAEIMPAEETRSWREAAMLSLSALRQDWTRRIAAQTEGAGGAIAAALMTGVRGPIPDHVDAAFRDSGLAHILSISGLHLTLVAGLLFFLVRAVLALSPRLALQYPIKKWAAFAALLGAVAYTLVSGAALPTLRALAMIALALLAVMLDRRAITLRAVAWAALLLLVLWPDSLLDPGFQMSFAAVTALVAAFEHLAPKLTRWRSHAGPLRIALLWLGGVMAASFVAGLGSSLFAAYHFNRVADYALIANLLAAPLVDFIIMPLTVLAFLLMPLGLEALALTPMVWAVDALIALAIWVAGWPDAVGTVPAMPLWGLAAIAGGGLWLCLWRQRWRWLGVIGLLVGTASPWLIAQPDFLVSADGRLLAARAAEPDRYYFSSAPPRGFAAETWYERLGAPPLYPWPSLSRAQQRSGEGRSGADGSLRCDPAGCSWRYQGFLVALPQQPKAITEDCRHADVVISARMAVRYRCPSARIVIDRNDLWRSGAHALYLDPAQGIRTVSMAQTRGRRPWVNAKGHEDSRSRDDRSQVD, from the coding sequence ATGGCAAGGCTGGAGCACGGACTCTACTGGCAGATCCTGCGGCAGCGGGCGGTGTCCGGCATGTCCGCCGGCTGGCGCGACCTGCGGCAGTTCGATGCCGTCGCCACGCTGCTGGCCGAGCGCGACCGCTGGTTCCTCTGGCTGCCGGCTTTGCTGGGCGGCGGCGTGGCCATCTATTTCCTGCTGCCGGTCGAACCGAGGCTGCTGCCGCTCAGGCTGGGCATGGCGGCGGCCGTGTTGACGCTGCTGCTGTTCTGGCGGCGGGCCTATCTGCGCTGGCCATTGATCATGCTGCTGGCACTGGTCTCCGGACTCTGGCTCGGCGCGGAACGCACCGCTTCGGTCGCCGCGCCGGTGCTGACGCGGCCTAGCGGCGCGGTCTGGATTCATGCGCGCGTGCTGGAGGTCGAGCCGCGCGATGCCGGTCATCGCTTGCTGCTGGATGATCTGCAGTTCGGCGGATTGCAGGAGGCAGAGACGTCGAAGCGAATCCGCATCACGCTGCCGCGCGATGGCGAGATGCTGTGGCCGGGCGAGCGCATTCGTGTGCGGGCCATGCTGCTGCCGCCACCTGAGCCTGCCATGCCGGGCGCGTTCGACTTCGCGCGCTATGCCTGGTTCCGGCAGATCGGTGCGGTGGGCTATGCGATCAGCACGGCGGAGATCATGCCCGCCGAGGAAACCCGCAGCTGGCGCGAGGCGGCAATGCTGTCGCTCAGCGCGCTGCGGCAGGACTGGACGCGACGCATCGCGGCGCAGACCGAAGGCGCCGGCGGCGCGATTGCCGCCGCCCTGATGACCGGTGTGCGCGGACCCATTCCGGATCATGTCGATGCCGCATTCCGCGATTCAGGGCTTGCACATATCCTGTCGATCTCAGGACTGCATCTGACGCTGGTGGCCGGCCTGCTGTTCTTTCTGGTGCGTGCAGTGCTGGCGCTGTCGCCGCGTCTGGCACTGCAGTATCCGATCAAGAAATGGGCGGCCTTCGCCGCCTTGCTCGGCGCGGTCGCCTATACACTGGTATCCGGTGCGGCGCTGCCAACTTTACGCGCGCTGGCGATGATCGCGCTGGCGCTGCTCGCCGTCATGCTGGACCGTCGCGCCATCACTTTGCGCGCCGTGGCCTGGGCCGCCTTGCTGCTGCTCGTGCTGTGGCCGGACAGTCTGCTCGATCCGGGTTTTCAGATGTCGTTCGCCGCGGTGACGGCGCTGGTGGCGGCCTTCGAGCATCTGGCGCCGAAGCTGACCCGCTGGCGCAGTCATGCCGGACCGCTGCGGATCGCGCTGCTCTGGCTCGGCGGGGTGATGGCGGCGAGTTTCGTCGCCGGGCTCGGGTCGTCGCTGTTCGCTGCCTATCACTTCAACCGCGTGGCGGATTACGCGCTGATCGCCAATCTGCTGGCGGCGCCGCTGGTCGATTTCATCATCATGCCGCTCACGGTGCTGGCCTTCCTGCTGATGCCGCTCGGGCTGGAGGCCCTGGCGCTCACTCCGATGGTCTGGGCGGTGGATGCGCTGATCGCGCTGGCCATCTGGGTGGCCGGATGGCCCGACGCGGTCGGCACCGTTCCGGCGATGCCGCTCTGGGGTCTGGCCGCGATTGCCGGCGGCGGTCTGTGGCTCTGCCTGTGGCGACAGCGCTGGCGCTGGCTCGGCGTGATCGGGCTGCTCGTCGGCACGGCATCGCCCTGGCTGATCGCGCAGCCCGATTTTCTCGTGAGTGCCGATGGCCGCCTGCTGGCGGCACGTGCCGCCGAGCCGGACCGCTATTACTTCTCATCTGCTCCGCCGCGCGGCTTTGCGGCCGAGACCTGGTATGAGCGCCTCGGCGCGCCGCCGCTTTATCCATGGCCAAGCTTGTCGCGTGCCCAGCAGCGGTCGGGCGAGGGGCGCAGCGGCGCCGATGGCAGTCTGCGCTGCGATCCCGCCGGCTGCAGCTGGAGATACCAGGGGTTTCTCGTCGCCCTGCCGCAGCAGCCCAAGGCGATCACCGAGGATTGCCGCCACGCCGATGTGGTGATCTCGGCCCGGATGGCAGTGCGATATCGTTGCCCTTCCGCCAGAATCGTGATCGACCGCAATGACCTGTGGCGCAGCGGCGCGCATGCGCTCTATCTCGATCCGGCACAGGGGATCCGCACAGTCAGTATGGCGCAGACCCGGGGCCGCCGGCCCTGGGTGAATGCGAAAGGGCATGAGGACAGCCGCAGCCGCGACGACAGGTCGCAGGTCGACTGA
- a CDS encoding DUF3309 family protein produces MLPILAIMLILLLLVLPVWPYSRYWSIVPGCMIAFVMMLFVMFMLAGNVTA; encoded by the coding sequence ATGCTGCCCATCCTCGCGATCATGCTGATCCTTCTGTTGCTCGTGCTGCCGGTCTGGCCCTACAGCCGTTACTGGAGCATCGTCCCGGGCTGCATGATCGCCTTCGTCATGATGCTGTTCGTGATGTTCATGCTGGCCGGCAACGTGACCGCCTGA
- a CDS encoding type 1 glutamine amidotransferase domain-containing protein codes for MTDIKKSRILIIATDGFEQSELIVPRDKLRKTGAEVHIASPTGRAIRGWKGADWGESVDVDLKISEARPDQYDALVIPGGQINPDKLRVDTDAMGVVKTFLKDGKVVAAICHGPWLLVEADAVRGRAVTSYKSIRTDLVNAGGKWVDKEVVADKGIVTSRSPDDLDAFCSKIVEELEEGRHKRAA; via the coding sequence ATGACGGATATCAAAAAATCCCGCATCCTCATCATCGCCACCGATGGTTTCGAACAGTCGGAACTGATCGTCCCGCGCGACAAGCTGAGAAAGACCGGTGCCGAGGTGCATATCGCATCGCCGACCGGCCGCGCCATTCGCGGCTGGAAGGGCGCCGACTGGGGCGAGTCGGTGGATGTCGATCTCAAGATCAGCGAAGCCAGGCCCGATCAATATGATGCGCTGGTCATACCCGGCGGCCAGATCAATCCGGACAAGCTGCGCGTCGACACCGACGCCATGGGCGTGGTGAAGACCTTCCTGAAGGACGGCAAGGTGGTGGCGGCGATCTGCCACGGGCCGTGGCTGCTGGTCGAGGCAGATGCGGTGCGCGGCCGTGCGGTCACATCCTACAAGTCGATCAGGACCGATCTGGTCAATGCCGGTGGCAAATGGGTCGACAAGGAGGTGGTAGCCGACAAGGGGATCGTCACCAGCCGTTCGCCCGACGACCTCGATGCTTTTTGCAGCAAGATCGTGGAAGAACTGGAAGAGGGGCGGCACAAGCGCGCTGCCTGA